One region of gamma proteobacterium HIMB55 genomic DNA includes:
- a CDS encoding protein affecting phage T7 exclusion by the F plasmid (PFAM: FxsA cytoplasmic membrane protein) — MPLLLLAYPFLELWSLLELSAEAGALATIAYILLMIVLGYWLLQMAGRSALLTAGRFPSAAAIRGQLFAGEISVAFGAVLLMIPGLISDFLALYVFLRAAFKAVFGGPSSRGGPGAAQPERDIPNHRPDHSSESTSERGPVTLEGDFSRVDDD, encoded by the coding sequence ATGCCATTACTGCTACTTGCTTATCCCTTCTTGGAGCTCTGGTCGTTATTGGAGCTCAGTGCCGAGGCCGGCGCGCTGGCAACCATCGCTTACATCTTACTGATGATTGTGCTCGGCTACTGGCTACTTCAGATGGCGGGGCGCTCTGCGCTACTGACGGCAGGTCGATTTCCCTCGGCTGCGGCGATTCGTGGGCAGCTCTTTGCGGGTGAGATCAGTGTGGCCTTTGGTGCCGTGCTGTTGATGATCCCCGGGTTGATTTCCGATTTCCTCGCGCTCTACGTTTTTCTGAGAGCGGCTTTTAAAGCGGTCTTTGGTGGCCCAAGTTCCCGTGGAGGACCCGGAGCTGCGCAGCCGGAGCGTGACATCCCTAACCATCGGCCCGACCATTCGTCGGAGAGCACTAGTGAGCGTGGTCCCGTCACGCTCGAGGGCGATTTCTCCCGAGTTGACGACGACTAA
- a CDS encoding Co-chaperonin GroES (PFAM: Chaperonin 10 Kd subunit), translating into MNIRPLYDRVVVRRKEEEQTSAGGIVLPGSAKEKPNQGEIVAVGAGKVLDNGEQRPLTVQVGDQIVFGQYAGSNTIEVDGEELILMSEGEIYAVID; encoded by the coding sequence ATGAATATTCGTCCGTTGTACGACCGAGTTGTCGTTCGTCGTAAGGAAGAAGAGCAGACTTCGGCTGGCGGTATCGTCCTGCCAGGCTCTGCAAAAGAGAAGCCTAATCAAGGTGAAATTGTTGCAGTTGGTGCCGGTAAAGTACTGGACAACGGTGAGCAGCGTCCTTTGACCGTTCAAGTTGGCGATCAGATCGTTTTCGGCCAGTACGCAGGCAGCAACACTATCGAAGTTGATGGTGAGGAGCTGATCCTCATGAGCGAAGGCGAAATCTACGCCGTTATCGACTAA
- a CDS encoding chaperonin GroL (PFAM: TCP-1/cpn60 chaperonin family~TIGRFAM: chaperonin GroL), with the protein MAAKDVFFGDSARQRMLVGVNTLADAVKATLGPKGRNVILEKSFGAPTVTKDGVSVAKEIELADRFENMGAQMVKEVASQASDVAGDGTTTATVLAQSIVNEGLKAVAAGMNPMDLKRGIDKAVAAAVEAVSGMASACEDNTAIAQVGTISANSDASVGEIIAEAMEKVGKEGVITVEEGSGLENELDVVEGMQFDRGYLSPYFINNQDNMSAEVEDPFVLLVDKKISNIRELLPVLEQVAKASRPLVIIAEDVEGEALATLVVNNMRGIVKVAACKAPGFGDRRKAMLQDIAILTGGTVISEEVGLDLESTSLEHLGNAKRITMDKDNTTIVDGAGDAEAIQGRVGEIRVQIENTSSDYDREKLQERVAKLAGGVAVIKVGAATEIEMKEKKARVEDALHATRAAVEEGVVAGGGVALVRAIASVEGLTGDNEDQNTGIAAALRAMEGPLRQIVTNAGDEASVVLDKIRQGEGNFGYNAATGEYGDMIGMGILDPAKVTRTALQAAGSVAGLMITTEVMIAEAPKDEGAAPAMPDMGGMGGMGGMM; encoded by the coding sequence ATGGCAGCTAAAGACGTATTTTTTGGTGACTCTGCTCGCCAGCGCATGCTCGTTGGTGTGAACACACTGGCAGATGCCGTTAAAGCAACACTCGGTCCAAAAGGCCGTAACGTAATCCTCGAGAAGTCATTCGGTGCGCCGACTGTCACCAAAGATGGTGTTTCAGTCGCAAAAGAAATCGAATTGGCGGATCGCTTTGAGAACATGGGCGCACAGATGGTGAAGGAAGTTGCTTCACAAGCGTCTGACGTCGCTGGTGACGGAACCACGACTGCAACCGTTCTCGCACAATCAATCGTGAACGAAGGCCTCAAAGCAGTCGCTGCAGGCATGAATCCAATGGATCTCAAGCGTGGCATCGACAAAGCAGTTGCGGCGGCGGTTGAAGCTGTTTCTGGTATGGCGTCAGCGTGTGAAGACAACACGGCGATTGCTCAGGTAGGTACCATCTCAGCAAACAGCGATGCGTCAGTCGGCGAGATCATTGCTGAAGCGATGGAGAAGGTTGGTAAAGAGGGTGTTATCACCGTTGAAGAGGGCTCGGGCCTCGAGAACGAACTCGACGTGGTAGAAGGTATGCAGTTCGATCGCGGTTACCTCTCGCCATACTTCATCAACAACCAAGACAACATGTCTGCTGAAGTAGAAGACCCCTTCGTGCTTCTGGTTGACAAGAAGATCTCAAACATCCGCGAGCTGCTCCCTGTACTTGAGCAAGTAGCGAAGGCTTCTCGCCCACTCGTCATCATTGCTGAAGATGTAGAAGGCGAGGCGTTGGCGACACTGGTTGTTAACAACATGCGTGGCATCGTTAAAGTCGCTGCATGTAAAGCACCTGGCTTCGGCGATCGTCGTAAGGCCATGTTGCAGGACATCGCTATCCTGACTGGCGGTACGGTTATCTCTGAGGAAGTAGGCCTCGATCTCGAGAGCACCAGCCTTGAACACCTTGGTAATGCGAAGCGCATCACCATGGACAAAGACAACACAACCATCGTTGATGGTGCTGGCGATGCGGAAGCAATCCAAGGCCGTGTTGGCGAGATCCGTGTACAGATCGAAAACACATCATCTGACTACGATCGTGAGAAGCTCCAAGAGCGCGTTGCGAAGTTGGCAGGCGGTGTTGCTGTGATCAAGGTCGGCGCAGCGACTGAAATCGAGATGAAAGAGAAGAAAGCACGTGTTGAAGACGCGCTTCACGCGACTCGCGCAGCGGTCGAAGAAGGCGTAGTTGCCGGCGGTGGTGTTGCACTGGTTCGCGCTATTGCTTCTGTTGAAGGCCTCACCGGCGACAACGAAGACCAGAACACAGGTATTGCAGCTGCGCTGCGTGCCATGGAAGGTCCTTTGCGTCAGATCGTTACCAACGCAGGTGACGAGGCATCAGTGGTCCTCGATAAGATTCGTCAGGGCGAAGGCAACTTTGGCTACAACGCAGCGACAGGTGAGTACGGCGATATGATTGGTATGGGTATTCTCGATCCCGCCAAAGTAACGCGTACTGCACTTCAAGCAGCGGGTTCTGTTGCGGGTCTCATGATCACAACCGAAGTCATGATCGCTGAAGCACCGAAGGATGAAGGTGCAGCGCCGGCAATGCCTGATATGGGCGGCATGGGCGGTATGGGCGGTATGATGTAA
- a CDS encoding putative aminoglycoside phosphotransferase (PFAM: Phosphotransferase enzyme family), translating into MQHTDDLDQARFERESNEGIRQWISENFKGEVTAITRLERWRPQWRVDFKTSEGPATVLFRGSRPNASERNLRFEMEVMQVLEKNNIKVPQIHGWVDTPKAFVMDWIETEDREPGMIHTAMEKPAVLTDDRWQALLNYMSDLAALHAVPISEFVHIEELSKPPNSATELALTAAERMYQAGGYTNNLDTTFEFLQSWLRRNVPTHRTQASFIAGDAGQFMSAGSAVLALVDFEIADLGDIHWDLACFRGRHPLEHMGDIPALYRRYEEVSGTSVDLRVVGYHTVAFLQFAGIATKFFGDPKAIGGNWIEGLLEYASITRRACEAIAELDDISLDYDLALPEMKHSALEESALEKLMVDIQRLPTSRTFEKWERDLLHAIPAFLLNYSRYRHWYESTTKADIEVLVGKTFETLEEADSTLSEVIAASDRALDAGLVQLTHRRSLRLSMIIAGTNPDPSNPLFHILDPILDT; encoded by the coding sequence ATGCAACACACCGATGACCTCGATCAGGCACGCTTTGAACGCGAGAGTAACGAGGGTATCCGCCAATGGATAAGCGAGAACTTCAAAGGTGAAGTCACCGCCATCACCCGCCTAGAGCGATGGCGACCTCAGTGGCGCGTTGACTTCAAAACTTCAGAGGGCCCAGCAACGGTTCTTTTTCGCGGCAGCAGACCCAACGCTAGCGAGCGCAATCTCCGCTTTGAAATGGAAGTGATGCAAGTCCTTGAGAAGAACAACATCAAGGTGCCACAGATTCATGGCTGGGTGGATACACCCAAAGCCTTTGTGATGGATTGGATCGAGACCGAAGACCGCGAGCCCGGCATGATCCATACGGCGATGGAGAAGCCCGCCGTGCTGACAGACGATCGCTGGCAGGCCTTGCTCAATTACATGAGCGATTTAGCCGCGCTACACGCAGTCCCAATCAGTGAATTCGTCCACATCGAGGAGCTGAGTAAGCCGCCAAACTCGGCAACCGAACTCGCACTCACTGCGGCAGAGCGGATGTATCAGGCGGGGGGATATACCAACAATCTCGACACCACCTTTGAATTTCTCCAGTCCTGGCTGAGGCGAAACGTACCGACGCATCGGACGCAGGCATCGTTCATTGCCGGTGATGCAGGGCAGTTTATGTCAGCAGGAAGTGCTGTCTTGGCGCTAGTTGATTTTGAAATCGCTGACTTGGGTGATATTCACTGGGACTTGGCTTGTTTTCGGGGGAGACACCCACTTGAGCACATGGGCGATATCCCCGCGCTCTATCGCCGCTACGAGGAGGTCAGTGGTACATCGGTGGATCTGCGCGTGGTTGGGTATCACACGGTCGCGTTCCTTCAGTTCGCCGGCATCGCCACCAAATTTTTCGGCGATCCCAAGGCGATCGGTGGCAATTGGATCGAGGGTTTACTCGAATACGCCAGCATTACGCGACGCGCCTGCGAAGCCATTGCAGAGCTCGACGATATTTCGCTCGACTACGACCTCGCCCTACCCGAGATGAAGCACAGTGCTTTGGAAGAATCGGCGCTCGAGAAACTCATGGTCGATATTCAGCGCCTACCGACCTCGAGAACATTTGAGAAATGGGAGCGGGACTTGCTGCACGCGATACCTGCCTTTTTGCTCAACTACTCGCGATATCGACACTGGTATGAGTCCACCACTAAAGCGGATATCGAGGTGTTAGTCGGAAAGACGTTCGAAACGCTGGAGGAGGCTGACAGCACATTAAGTGAGGTCATCGCGGCGAGTGATCGAGCACTTGATGCGGGGCTGGTACAGCTTACACATCGCCGATCGCTGAGACTGAGCATGATCATCGCGGGCACTAATCCAGATCCCAGCAACCCGCTGTTTCATATCCTAGATCCGATTCTAGATACTTAA
- a CDS encoding putative membrane protein (PFAM: Protein of unknown function (DUF989)): MEYLVEFIFRYIHVIAGITWIGMLYYFNFVQTEYFKEAEADAKKDAMAKLAPRALWWFRWGAMFTFISGAYLLHKVGALGATMPAIWVGALAGTFMFLNVWLIIWPAQQVVLGMKEGDGPSNAAKAGLASRTNTLFSGPMLLGMLASKHLPLAGSTTGLYIAMGLIVLLEINAIMGKQGPMTTVKGVIHMSLLLTVVTWALLNFV; this comes from the coding sequence ATGGAATACTTAGTCGAGTTCATCTTCCGTTACATCCACGTCATCGCCGGTATTACTTGGATTGGCATGCTTTACTACTTCAACTTTGTGCAAACAGAGTACTTCAAAGAAGCTGAGGCAGATGCCAAGAAAGACGCAATGGCCAAATTGGCACCACGTGCGCTTTGGTGGTTCCGTTGGGGTGCAATGTTCACGTTCATCTCTGGCGCATACCTCCTCCACAAAGTCGGTGCCTTGGGCGCAACGATGCCTGCTATTTGGGTGGGTGCGTTGGCAGGTACGTTTATGTTCCTGAACGTTTGGTTGATCATCTGGCCAGCACAGCAAGTTGTGCTAGGTATGAAGGAAGGTGATGGCCCTTCAAACGCTGCGAAAGCAGGCTTGGCAAGCCGTACAAACACGCTTTTCTCCGGTCCTATGCTGCTTGGCATGTTGGCGTCCAAGCACCTGCCATTGGCAGGCTCAACGACAGGCCTTTACATCGCAATGGGTTTGATTGTTCTACTCGAGATCAACGCGATCATGGGCAAGCAGGGCCCAATGACAACTGTAAAGGGCGTCATTCACATGTCACTGCTTCTCACAGTCGTTACATGGGCGCTCCTAAACTTCGTTTGA